GCGGGTGGTCAATGACGTGTACATCCACGATCGCTCAACCTACCGGTCCGTCGCCTGGGACGGTGCGGGTGCGGTCGGACCAGCGATGCCGCTCACGCCGGACCCGCCTCGACGAGACCGCGTGAGCAAGATCACGCAACGGTCCGGTGCGTAGACTTCGGGGCATGACGGCGACAACGACGTCGGCCCGGTCGGAGCTCTCCGAGCTGGGACGATCCGAGACCGCTCTGCGGACCTTCCTGCACGGCCTGCCCGGCGTGGACCAGGTCGGCGCGGAGCAGCGGGCGGCGCAGCTCGGCACCCGCTCCATCAAGACCACCGCCAAGGCACAGGCGATCGACCTGGCGATCCGGATGGTGGACCTGACCACCCTCGAAGGGGCGGACACCCCGGGCAAGGTGCGCGCGCTGGCCGCGAAGGCGGTTCGCCCGGACCCGGCCGACCCGTCCTGCCCGCACGTCGGCGCCGTCTGCGTCTACCCCGCGATGGTCCCGTACGTGGCGGAGGTGCTGCGCGGCAGCGGCGTGCACCTGGCCAGCGTGGCGACCGCCTTCCCGTCGGGCCAGGCACCGCTGGAGATCAAGCTCGCCGACACCCGGGCCGCCGTCGCGGCCGGCGCCGACGAGATCGACATGGTGATCAACCGGAGTGCCTTCCTGTCCGGCCGCTACAAGGAGGTCTACGACGAGATCGTGGCCACCAAGGAAGCCGCCGGGGACGCCCACCTCAAGGTGATTCTGGAGACCGGCGAGCTGGCCACCTACGACAACGTGCGCCGGGCCTCCTGGCTGGCGATGTTGGCCGGCGGCGACTTCATCAAGACCTCCACCGGCAAGGTCCCGATCGCCGCGACGCTGCCGGTGAGCCTGGTGATGCTGGAGGCGGTCCGCGACTTCCGGGCCGCCACCGGGCGGCAGGTCGGCGTGAAGCCGGCCGGCGGCATCAAGACCACCAAGGACGCGATCAAGTACCTGGTGATGGTCAACGAAACCGTCGGCGCGGACTGGCTCGACCCGGACTGGTTCCGCTTCGGCGCGTCCAGCCTGCTCAACGACCTGCTGATGCAGCGCACCAAGCTGACGACCGGCACCTACTCCGGTCCCGACTACTTCACACTGGACTGAGCCGATGTTCGAGTACGCACCCGCCCCCGAGTCCCGCTCGGTGGTGGACCTCAAACCCACCTACGGGCTGTTCATCGACGGCACGTTCGTCGACCCGACCGACGGCGGCAGCTTCAAGTCGATCAACCCCGCCTCCGAGGAGGTGCTGGCCGAGGTCGCTGAGGCCGGCGCGCAGGACGTGGAGCGCGCGGTGCGCGCCGCCCGGAAGGCGTACGAGAAGGTCTGGGGTCCGATGCCGGGCCGGGACCGGGCCAAGTACCTGTTCCGGATCGCCCGACTCATCCAGGAGCGTTCCCGCGAGCTGGCCGTGCTGGAGTCGCTGGACAACGGCAAGCCGATCAAAGAGTCCCGGGACGTCGACCTGCCGCTGGTCGCCGCGCACTTCTTCTACTACGCCGGCTGGGCCGACAAGCTGGAGCATGCCGGTTTCGGGGCGAACCCCCGGCCGATCGGTGTCGCCGCGCAGGTCATCCCGTGGAACTTCCCGCTGCTCATGCTGGCCTGGAAGATCGCTCCGGCGCTGGCCGCCGGCAACACGGTGGTGCTGAAGCCGGCCGAGACCACCCCGCTGACCGCGCTGCTCTTCGCCGAGATCTGCCAGCAGGCCGAGCTGCCGGCCGGCGTGGTCAACATCATCACCGGAGCCGGCGACACCGGCCGGGCGCTGGTTGAGCACCCCGGCGTGGACAAGGTGGCCTTCACCGGCTCCACCGACGTCGGGCGGGCCATCGCCCGGTCGGTCGCCGGCACCCGCAAGAAGCTCACGCTGGAGCTGGGTGGCAAGGCCGCCAACATCGTCTTCGACGACGCACCGATCGACCAGGCGGTCGAGGGGATCGTCAACGGCATCTTCTTCAACCAGGGGCACGTCTGCTGCGCCGGCTCCCGGCTGCTGGTCCAGGAGAACGTGGCCGACCGGGTGCTGGAGTCGCTGAAGCGGCGGATGGCCCAGCTTCGGGTCGGCGACCCACTGGACAAGAACACCGACATCGGCGCGATCAACTCCGCCGCCCAGTTGGAGCGGATCCGCGAGCTGTCCGACGCCGGCTCCGCCGAGGGCGCCGAACGCTGGTCGCCGCCGTGCGAGCTGCCCGACCGCGGCTTCTGGTTCGCGCCGACCATCTTTACCGGCGTCACCCAGGCGCACCGGATCGCCCGCGAGGAGATCTTCGGCCCGGTGCTGTCGGTGCTCACCTTCCGCACCCCGGCCGAGGCCGTGGAGAAGGCCAACAACACGCCGTACGGGCTCTCGGCGGGGATCTGGACCGACAAGGGTTCCCGGATCCTCTGGATGGCCGACCGGCTGCGCGCCGGGGTCGTCTGGGCCAACACGTTCAACAAGTTCGACCCCACCTCGCCGTTCGGCGGCTACAAGGAGTCGGGCTACGGTCGCGAGGGCGGCCGGCACGGGCTGGAGGGGTACCTCAATGTCTGAGCGGGTCGCGGTACGCAAGACGTACAAGCTCTTCATCGGCGGGAAGTTCCCGCGCAGCGAGTCGGGACGGTCGTATCTCGTGCAGTCCTCGAATGTGTCACTGGCCTCCCGCAAGGACGCCCGGGACGCGGTGGTCGCCGCCCGCGCCGCCGTGAAGGGCTGGGCCGGAGCGACCGCGTACAACCGGGGTCAGATCCTCTACCGTGCCGCCGAGATGCTGGAGGGCCGCCGCGAGCAGTTCGTCGCCCTCGGCGTGCCCGGCGACGAGGTGGACGCGGCGGTGGACCGCTGGGTCTGGTACGCCGGCTGGGCCGACAAGCTCGCCCAGGTGTACGGCGGGGCCAACCCGGTCGCCGGGCCGTACTTCAACATCTCCGCGCCCGAGCCGACCGGCGTGGTCGCGGTGGTCGCACCGGAGCGCCCGGCGCTGCTCGGCCTGGTCAGCGTGATCGCCCCGGCGATCGTCACCGGCAACACGGTGGTGGTGGCGGCGTCGGCGACCGAGCCGCTGGCGGCGGTGACGCTGGCCGAGGTGCTGGCCACGTCCGACCTGCCCGGCGGGGTGGTGAACATCCTCACCGGCCGGATCACCGAGACCGCGCCGACGCTGGCCGCGCACATGGACGTCAACGCGATCGACCTCAGCGGGGTCACCGACGCCGAGTTGGCGGCCGACCTGGAGGTCAAGGCGGCGGAGAACCTGAAGCGGGTGCTCCGTCCGGCCTCGGCCGACCACGACTGGTCCGCCGATCCCGGGGTGGTGCGGATGACGACGCTGTTGGAGACGAAGACGGTGTGGCACCCCAAGGGGGTGTGATCGGTCGGTTCCGGCTGTGGGGTTTCGGGGGGAGCCCGCCCGGGTGTTTCATCTCGCTGGCCGGTGCCCCGGGTTGGGTCACCGGCCAGCGGCGTGATGGCGGAGCGGCCTGGATTCCACGCCACTCACCACTTCAAGTCCGCGCAACTTCAGCGAAGTTACTGCCTCTGGGGCGTCTGATGCAGCAACTTCCCCGTTGTTGTGCGGATCTTGGCCGGCTCGTCGGGCCTTTCGCGGTGATCATGAGATTGGCCGGGTGTTTGATCTCGGCGGGGCACGTCAACCTCATGATCACGCGCGGGAGCGGGGCCGGGGCGGGGAGCGGGAGCGGGGCCGGGGCGGGGAGTGGGGGCCGGGGCCGGTGGCGTGGTTCGGGGTGGGCTTGCGGGGTGGGGGGTCTACTACCGGGGGTAGGATTGCGGGGTGACTCGGTTGGGCGATCTTGAGCGTGCGGTTATGGACGTGCTGTGGGACGTGGTCCCGGGCACGTCGGACGGGGTGACCGTGCGCGAGGTGGCCGACGCGCTCGACGGCCGCGAGCTGGCGTACACCACGGTGATGACCGTGCTGGACCGGCTCGCCGGCAAGGGGATGGTGCAGCGGGAGCGGGAGGGCCGCGCCTGGCGGTACCGGCCGGCGGCCAGCCGTGAGGCGCACATCGCCCAGCTCATGCTCGACGCGCTCGACCTGGGCGGCAGCCGCGACGCGGCGCTGGTGCGCTTCGCCCGCTCGGTGACCGGCACCGAGGCCGAGGTGCTGCGCGCGGCCCTGGGGAGCGAGGCCGGGCTGGCCGGGCCGGGCTCGACCGAGGCCGGTGCCGGTGCCGAGTTGACCGATCGGGTGGACGGGCCGGCGGGCCGACGGCCGGCCGGCGAGGCAGCGGAGCGGTAGGGCGCGCGCCATGGCCTACGCCGTGCACTTCGCCGCCACCATGCTGGCCTGCTATCTGACCGCTCAGGTGCTGGCCCACTCCACCTGGACCTGGCGCAGCCCCCGGGTGGCGATCGTGTGCTGGCAGGCGGTCGGGTTGGCGCTGGGCCTCTCGGCGATGGGCCTGCCGATGGCGCTCGGGGTGGCCGCCTACGACCTGCCGACCGGGAGCGCGCTGCTCGCCCTGGCCACCGACCTCGCCCACGGCACGCTGCCGGTCGGGGTGACAGCCTTCCACCTGGCCGGCGTGGGAGTGGGCTTCGGCATCGGCGCGGTGCTGGTCACCACGACCGTGCGCAGCATCCACGGCACGTTGCGCGCCCAGCGTCGGCACCGGGACCTGCTCACCCTGGTCGCCCGGAACGACCCGGCCGCGCCCGGCGCGCTGGTGCTGGACCATCCGAGCGCGGCCGCGTACTGCCTGCCGGGGGTGAAGCCGCAGGTGGTGGTCAGCGCGGGCACGCTGAGTCTGCTGGACCGGGCCGAGCTCGCGGCGGTGCTCAGCCACGAGCGTGCGCACGCCAACGAGCGGCACGACCTGGTGCTGTTGCCGTTCACCGCGCTCTGCCGCGCGTTGCCGTGGTTCCGCTGGGTCCGGGACGCGCACGAGCGGGTCGCCCTGCTGGTCGAGATGCGTGCCGACGACAAGGCGCGCGAGCTGCACGCCGAGGCGCCGCTGGCGGGCGCGCTGCGCCGGTTCGCCGCCGCGGGTCACCGGATCACCCCGGCCGGCGCGCTGGGTATGGGCGACCGCGACCTGGACGTACGCGTGCAGCGGCTGCTGGTGAGCGACCGGCCGCCGCGGGTGCTCGGGGCCACCGCTCTCGCGGTCGCCACCATGCTGGTCGCGCTCCCGATCACCCTCTTTCTGAGCTGACCGCAGCGGCCGCACGGCCCGAGTCGCGGCCATAACTCCCCACGGGCACCCCTCCACGTTGAGGATCAGACCCCCCACAACTACTACGCCTTGTCGTAGAGTTACCTACGACAAGGCGTAGTAACTTACCTGTAGGCAAGCTACGTGTAGGGTGGCTACGACAAGGCAGCCAACCATACGGAGAGCGGTCATGGACACCCTGCTCCTCGCCCGCCTGCAGTTCGCCACCACCACGTCGATCCACTTCCTGTTCGTGGTCGTCACGCTCGGGCTGGTCACCCTGCTGGTCGGGATGCAGACCGCCTGGGTGCTCACCGGCAACCCGAAGTGGGAGCGGCTCACCCGGTACTGGGGCCAGCTCTACGTGATCAACTACGTGCTGGGCATCGCCACCGGCATCGTGATGGAGTTCCAGTTCGGGCTGAACTGGAGCGGCCTGTCGCGCTACGTCGGCAACGTCTTCGGCGCGCCGCTGGCCATCGAGACACTTGTGGCGTTCTTCCTGGAGTCCACCTTCCTCGGGATGTGGATCTTCGGCTGGCACCGGCTCCGCAAGGGCGTCCACCTCGCGCTGCTCTGGGGCGTGGCGCTCACCGCGTACGCCTCGGCGTTCTGGATCATGGTGGCGAACTCCTGGCTCCAGCACCCGGTCGGGTACGAGGTGCGCGACGGCATCGCCCACCTCACCGACTTCGGCGCGCTGCTCACCAATCCCACCCTCGGCATGGCGTTCGGGCACGTGGTCTCGGCCGCGCTGCTGGTCGGCGGGATGCTGATGGCGGCCGTCAGCGCCTGGCACCTGATCCGGCGCACCCCGGACTTCGTGCTCTTCCGCACGTCGCTGCGGATCGGCCTGGTCACCGCGGCGCTGGCGATCACCCTGGTGCAGGGCTTCGGGTTCGCGCAGTTCGGGCCGGTCGGCGAGGTGCAGCCGACCAAGTTCGGCCAGGGCCCGGAAGCCCAGGAACTGATCACCGAGTGGACGGCGCGGTTCGGCCCCGGCGACTACACCCCACCCGTGCTGGCCAACGTCGGGCTGGGCTTCATGATCCTGATCGGCTTCACGCTCGGCTGCGTCTGGCTGCTGCTCCCGCTGCTCTTCCGGGACTGGATCATCCGGCTGCGCTTCCCGCTCTGGCTGGTCCTGCTCGCCCTGCCGCTGCCGTTCGTGGCGGTGATCCTCGGCTGGATCGCCCGGGAGGTCGGCCGCCAGCCCTGGGTGGCGTACGGGCTGCTCCCCACCGATCAGGCGGTCTCCCCGGTCGGCGCACCGGTGATGCTCGCCTCACTGATCGGCTTCAGCCTGCTGCTGGGCACCCTCGCCGTCACCAACTGGGTGCTGCTCGCCCGGCACGCGGCCGGCGGCGCGGGCGACCCGCCGCTCGGCCGCCCGCCGGCAGCGGCAAACGAGCCGGCTCACCCCGAACCCGCCCTGGCCTGAGGAGATCACCGTGGACCTCGCCTGGTACGCCCTGCTCGGCCTCTTCTTCGGCGCCTACCTGGTGCTCGCCGGCTACGACTACGGCGTCGGGCTGCTGCTCGCCCGCGGCGGTGGCCCGGCCGGACGACGGGCCGCGCTCACCGCGCTCGGCCCGTTCTTCCTCGGCAACGAGGTCTGGCTGGTGGCCGCCGTGGGCATCCTCTTCGGAGCCTTTCCGGTACTGGAGGGCGAACTGCTCTCCGGGTGCTACCCGGCGGTCGCCGGCGCGCTGGCCGGTGTGGTCCTGGTGACCGCCGGAGTGCAACTGCGCAGCCGGCCGACCGACGAGCGGATCCGGGCCCGCTGGGACCGGGTGGTGGTGGTCGGCAGCGTGCTCGCCGCGCTGGGCTGGGGCGTGCTGCTGGCCGCGCTGCTGCAGGGCGTGCCCCGCGCGGCCGACGGGCACGTCGTCGGGGTGTCGCATCTGGCCACCCCGTTCGCGGCCGCCGCCGGGCTGGCCATGGTCGCTCTGGTCGCGGTGCATGGTGCGACGTTCCTCACCCTGCGACTGCCGACCGCCGACGCCGCAGTGGTCGGCCGGTCGGCCCGCCGGCTGGTGCCGGTGGCGCTCACCGCGGTCGCCCTGGCCACCGTCGTAGGGCTGCTCTCCGCCCGGGTACGCGACGCCGTCCAGCGGCCGGCGGTGGCCGTACTGCTGCCGCTGCTGCTGGCGGCGGCGCTACTGCTGGCCCGCGCGGCGTTGGACCGGCGGCGGCCGGGATGGGCCCTGGTCGCCACCGGCGCGGCTCTGGCGCTGCCGGTGGCGCTGGTCGGCGCGGCCCTCTGGCCCTACGTGCTGGTGTCCACGACGGACCCGGGCGCCTCGCTGACGGTGGCCGACGCCGCCGCCAGCGCGCCGACGCTGCGGCTACTCGGCTGGGTGGCGCTGCCGCTGCTGCCGGCCCTACTAGGCTTCCAGGCGATGTGTTGGTGGGTTTTCCGGGGACGGACCGACGGCAGGGCACCGGTGTACTGGTGAACCGCCGTCCCTTCGACCCGCGACTGCTGCGCCGGGTCCCCGCGGCCCGGCGCGACCTCGCCGTGCTCGTCGTGCTCGGCGTGCTCGCCGCCGGGTTGATCGTGGCGCAGGCCACCGCGCTGGCAGCGGTGCTGGCCACCGCCGTCGACGGCCGCCTGGACCGGCCTGCGCTGGCCGGCTTCGCGGTGGCGGTCGCCGCCCGTTCGGCACTGGTCTGGGCGCAGGGCACGGTCTCGGCGCGGGTAGCCGCCACGGTCAAGGCCGCGCTGCGGGCCGACCTGCTCGGCGCGGTGGGCCGGCACGGGCCGGGTTGGGTTGCCGGGCAACGGGCCGGCCAACTCGCCACGCTGGCCGGGCGCGGCCTGGACGCGCTGGACGCGTACTTCACCGGGTACCTGCCCCAGCTGGTGCTCAGCGTGACGGTGCCGGTGGCGGTGCTCGCCCGGGTCGTCTTCGCCGACTGGGGCTCCGCGGTGATCATCGCGCTGACCCTGCCGCTGATTCCGGTCTTCGGCGCGCTGCTCGGCTGGCAGGCGCAGGCCGCCACGGAGCGGCAGTGGCGCCGACTCGCCCTGCTGGGCGGGCACTTCCTGGACATGGTCGCCGGGCTGCCCACGCTGCGGGCGTTCGGCCGGGCCCGGGCGCAGACCGAGGTGGTCCGCCGGATGGCCGACGGGCACCGGGTCGCCACCATGAAGACACTGCGGATCGCGTTCCTCTCCGCGCTGGTGCTGGAGCTGGTCGCCACCCTCTCCGTGGCCCTGGTCGCGGTGCCGGTCGGCATCCGGCTGCTCGGCGGGGGGCTGGCCCTGCAGACCGCGCTGCTGGTGCTGCTGCTCACCCCGGAGGCGTACCTGCCGCTGCGGGCCGCCGGCAGCCGCTTCCACGCCAGCATGGAGGGGCTCACCGCGCTGGACGAGGCGCTCACCATCTCCGCCGCGCCCGCCGCACCCCGGGCCGCCGAGGGCGCGGCCATCCCGGACGGGCGGGGCGAGATCCGCTTCGAGTCGGTGACAGTGGCGTACGAGCGGACCACCGCGCTGCGCGACGTGACGCTTACCGTCCGGCCCGGTCAGCGGATCGCCATCATCGGGCCCAGCGGCGCCGGCAAGAGCACCCTGCTCGGCCTGCTGCTCGGCTTCGTGACCCCGACCAGCGGCCGGATCACCGTGGACGGGGTCGACCTGGCCGCCGCCGACCCTGATGCCTGGCGCCGCCAGCTCGCCTGGGTGCCGCAGCGGGCCCACCTCTTCGCCGCCTCGCTGGCCGACAACATCCGGCTCGGCGCACCGGACACCCCGCCCGACGCGCTCGCCAGCGCCGTACACGACGCGGCCCTGGACGACGTGGTGGCCGGCCTGCCGGATGGGCTGGAGACGGTGCTCGGTGAGCGTGGGCACGGCCTCTCCAGCGGGCAGCGGCAACGGGTGGCCCTGGCCCGGGCGTTCCTGCGGGACGCCCCGGTGGTGCTGCTCGACGAGCCCACCGCCCGACTCGACACCGCAGCCGAGGCGGTGGTGCTCGACGCCACCCGCCGGCTGGTCGCCGGGCGGACCGCGCTGCTGGTCGCGCACCGGCCGGCGCTGCTGGCCGACGCCGACCGGATCCTGCGGATCGAGGACGGCCGGGTCACCGAGCTGACGCCCGAGCCGACCGGGAAGGTGGCCCGATGAACGCCGCATCCGAGCCGCTGGCCGGCGGGCGGGGCCCACTGGACGAGCCACCGGAACCGCTGGTCGACGCGGTGCCGACCGGGCGGGCGACCGCCGAGCGGACGGTGCTGCGCCTGGCCCGGCCGTACCTGGGCCGGCTGGTGGGCGCGGGTCTGCTCGCCGCCGCCACCGAGTTCGCCGGGCTCGCCCTGATGGCCACCGCCACCTGGCTGTTGATGAGCGCCGCCGGCCGGCCACCGCTGGACCGGCTCACAGTGGCGATCGTCGCGGTCCGGGCGCTGGCGATCAGCCGGGGCGTGTTCCGCTACACCGAACGGCTCGCCGGGCACGACGCGGTCCTCCGCATGATCACCGACGTCCGGGCCCGGGTCTTCGCCAGCCTCGCCGCCCGCCGCACCGCCGCGCACCGTTCGGGGGACGTGCTGAGCCGGCTGGTCTCCGACGTCGAGGCGGTGCAGGACCTCCTGCTGCGGGTGTTGGTGCCGGGCTCGGCGGCGGCACTGGTCGGAGTGCTGGCGGTGGCCGGGGCGGCGCTGATCTCGCCGCCGGCCGCCGGTGTGCTCACCGCCGGGCTGCTCGTCGCCGGGGTGGCGTTGCCCGCGCTGGCCACCGCGGTCACCAGGCGCAACGCGGCGGAGGTGGCCCCACTGCGCGGCGCGCTGGCCACCGACGCGATCGACCTCACCCACGGCGCCGCCGACCTGGCCGCGTTCGGCGCGACCGACGCCGCCCTGCACGCCGCCGAGCAGCGGGCCGGCCGGATGGCCCGGCTGGAACGCCGCCTCGCCGCCACCGGGTTCGCCGTCGACGCGGCCGGGGTGCTGGTCGCCGGGCTGACCGCCGCCGCGGTGGTGCTGGCCGCGCTGGCCGCGGACGTGCCGGGCGTGCTGGTCGGCGTACTGGCCGTCGGCACCCTGGCGGCCGTCGAGGTGACGCTGGCCCTGGTCTCGGCGGCCCGGCAGTGGACCCAGCTGCGGCCCGGCCTGACCCGGGTGGCCGCCCTACTCGACGTGGACCTGCCGACTGCCCCGCGCGCCGCCGCGGATCCCGGCGCGAATGGCACCGGTGGCCCGGACCGGAGCGGCGCGCACGAGCTGCGCTTCGCCGAGGTGACCGTGCGGTACCGGGCCGGCGCCGCGCCCGCGCTCGACCGGGTGAGCCTGGACCTGCCCGCCGGGCGGCGAATCGCGGTGGTCGGCCCGAGCGGGGCCGGCAAGAGCACACTGGCCGCCGTGCTGACCGGCGCGGTCCGGCCCACGTCCGGCCGGGTCACGCTGGACGGTCGCGACCTGTCGGCGTACGCCGAGGAGGAGCTGCCCCGCGCGGTCGGTGGGCTGCTCGCCGAGGCGTACGTCTTCCACGCCACGGTGCGGGAGAACCTGCTGCTCGGCCGTGCCGGGGCCAGCGACGAGGAGCTGATCGCGGCGACCTCCGCCGCTGGCCTGCTGGAGTGGGTGCACGCCCAGCCGGCCGGATGGGACACGCTGGTCGGCGAGGAGGGCGGTCAGCTCTCCGGCGGCCAGCGGCAGCGACTCGCGCTCGCCCGGGCTCTGCTCGCCGCGCCGCCGGTGCTGGTGCTCGACGAGCCCACCGAGGGGCTGGACCCGACCGCCGCCGACGCCGTGCTCGCCTCCGCCCTGGGCGCCACCCCGGTCGGGCACTCGGTACTCCTGATCAGTCACCGGCTCAGCGGGCTGGCCGAGCTGGACGAGATCGTCGTCCTCGACGGCGGCCGGGTGATCCAGCGCGGCCGGCACGCCGAGCTGGTCACCGCGCCCGGCTGGTACCGGGACCAGTGGCTGCTCCAGGCGGCGGCCGAACGCGGGTACCTGGCTCTGACCCCCTGACCGGGCTCGGGGACGGACCAGGGTTCTCCCGGACGTCGGCGCGCCGCCTTCCGTGGCAGGGTGGTGCCATGCCGCGCTGTGAGGACGTGTTGGTGGAGGAGCACCTGAGGGTGCTTGCCGCCCGGTTGCAGGGCCCGGCCCGACTGAAGTCCGACCTGCTCACCGAGGCCCGGCACGGCCTGCTGGACGCCGTCGAGGCGTACCGCGAGGACGGCCTGCCGCCCACCGAGGCGCAGCGACGCGCGGTGGCCGAGTTCGGCTCACCGGCGCAGCTGCTTCCCTCCTGGCAGGCCGAGCTGGCGGTCGGCGCGCTGCGCGGGCTCTCCCTGAGGATGCTGGCGGTGGCCGGAGTGCTGGTGGTGGCCGGCGACCTGACGTGGCGCGGGGCGAGCTGGAGCGGCGGCCCGCACCCGCCGGCCGTCTACCGGCTGCTCTCCGCCTCGGTCGACTGGATCTGGATCGGCTCGCTGCTGCTCGCGGTGGCTGGCCTGCTGGTGGTGGCGGCGAGCGCCCGGTCCGCCCGGCCGGGCCTGGCCGTTGCGCAGCGCGCGGTGGGCGCCGGCCTGACCGGCACCCTGGTCCTCGGCATGCTGGCCGGCACCGCTCTCTTCGCCTGGTCGATCGGGCTCTGGGACGCGGCGCTGAGCTGGCCACCGATGCTCATCGGGGCGGTGCTGGTCGGCGGCGCCTACTTCTCGCTCGCCCGCGCGGCGCGCGGCTGGCTGCTCGCCACCATCCGCTGAACGGCGGCGACCCGCCGCAGACCCGTCCCGCGAGGCGGTCTGTGACGGTGGCCGGGCCGGGCCGGGCCGGGCCGGCCGGCCACGGCCGCCGAGCGGCTCAGGCCGGGGTGCCGGGTGCGCTGCCGGGGTCGAGGAACCGGCCGACCGTCACGCGGAACTCGTGCCAACCCGCGCGCTCACCGGCCAGCGCCCGCCGGCCGGAGTCGGTGAGCTGGTACGTCCGCCGCTCCCGGCCGTTGACCGTGCTCCAGGTGCTCGCCACGTGCCCGGCGCGCTCCAGGCGGCGCAGCGCCGGATAGATGGTGCCGGTGGGCAGGTCGAGGCTGCCGTCGCTGCGCGCCCGCAGCGCCTCGATGATGGCGTACCCGTGCAGCTCGCCCTGTTCGAGCACGGCGAGCAGCAGTGCGTCGAGGTGGCCGTGCAACTCCTGGGCCTTCATGCGTAGCTACGCTACTTGTCGAACCGCCGGTACGCCACCTGTGGCGTACCGGCGATGACCCGCAGGCCCGACCCGGTGCGCCAGGCGGCCTTCGGGGTGCGGGCACCGGCCGCCCCGGACCGCCGACTAGGGTATGTGCCCAGAGTCACTCGCCGGTCGAAGACGTCGGCGGGTGGGCAACCCGAAGCACACGGAGGTCAGCGTGGCCCGCCAGTCGCCCCAACGGCCCGACGCCGACGAGCCCGAGCTCGACGACACCACCGGCCCGGCCGAGCCAGATCAGGCCGACGAGGCCGAGGAGGCCGACCTCGCGTCGACGTCGGTCGACCGATCGCTCTGGGACGAGCTGCGGATCGACCCGGTGGAGATCGCCCTGCCCGCCGGCTCCGGTTTCACGCTGCGGGCGTACCGGCCGGCGGGGGAGCTGACCCCCACCGACGTGACCGAGCGCGACCAGGACGACCCGTTCCTCGCCCGCCGTCAGGCCATCGAGGAGGAAGAGGACGACGAGACCGTCGTCATCCTCGACGAGGAACTGGCCGAGGAGTTCGCCGAGAGCGACGAGGACGCGGCGTCGCGGCGTCGCGGCCACGCCGACACGGACACCGACGAGACCGACGACGAGAACGCCACGGACGCGGCGGACGACGAGGAGGTGCCGGTCTTCCTCAGCCACCGGGGCAAGCTGCTGCTGTTCAAGACCCCCGAGTCGTTGGTCAGTTTCATCCGGTCCGGCGCCCCAAATGATCTGTCCCAACTGGACAGCTGGAATGAATTGTCCGAACGGGTGGAGCCGGCCGACATCGCGTCGCTCGACGAGGACACCTACGAGCTCGACCTCGTCGTGGAGAACCTGCGCGGCGGGCACGACGCCTGGGATTCGGCCCTGCTGATCAAGGCGGGCGAGGTCGCACGCGACCTGTCGTACGCGTTGCGGCTGCCTGCGGTGCTGGACATGCTCTCCGCCGGCTCCAGCCTCGACGACCTGGACGAGGCGCTGCGGGCGACCGCCAACGGCGGGATCGGCGGTTTCATGGGCCGTCGGCGGCTGAAGAAAATCGGGGCACAAACCGCAAGTTTGGGTTGGCGCACCATTGTCGGCAAGATCTCTGCGGTCGTGGACTGGCGCGACTGACCCGTACCGGGGAGCATCAGTTGCTGGCAGAGGAAAGACCTGTCCCGGGAGGAGGACGACGCCGTGGCGCTCGTGCGCGTGTACTGCGGTCTGGCCTCGGCGGATCCGGCTGACCGACCGGCCTCGGCCGGTTCGACGCTGACGTCCGCTGTGGTCGACGACGCAGGCCGTCTGCTGCATGTCTGCGAGATCGGCGACGACGCGGCTGGCTACGCCCAGCTCGTCGCGCTGCTCGTGGAGCGGTCGGGCGGGCCGAGCGGTGCGGCCATCGCCGCCGACAGCGACGACCACACGGTCATCTCGCTGCTGAGCGCGGCGGGTCGGCCGCTGGCGATCGCGGACGACGACTCGGTGGACGACTTCGCCGAGCGGTTCGCCGACGACGACTCCCTGGAGGAGATGCAGTCGCCGCCAGCCGAACGACGCGCCGTCGGGCTGGCCCGCGC
Above is a window of Micromonospora coriariae DNA encoding:
- a CDS encoding cytochrome ubiquinol oxidase subunit I, whose product is MDTLLLARLQFATTTSIHFLFVVVTLGLVTLLVGMQTAWVLTGNPKWERLTRYWGQLYVINYVLGIATGIVMEFQFGLNWSGLSRYVGNVFGAPLAIETLVAFFLESTFLGMWIFGWHRLRKGVHLALLWGVALTAYASAFWIMVANSWLQHPVGYEVRDGIAHLTDFGALLTNPTLGMAFGHVVSAALLVGGMLMAAVSAWHLIRRTPDFVLFRTSLRIGLVTAALAITLVQGFGFAQFGPVGEVQPTKFGQGPEAQELITEWTARFGPGDYTPPVLANVGLGFMILIGFTLGCVWLLLPLLFRDWIIRLRFPLWLVLLALPLPFVAVILGWIAREVGRQPWVAYGLLPTDQAVSPVGAPVMLASLIGFSLLLGTLAVTNWVLLARHAAGGAGDPPLGRPPAAANEPAHPEPALA
- a CDS encoding cytochrome d ubiquinol oxidase subunit II, translating into MDLAWYALLGLFFGAYLVLAGYDYGVGLLLARGGGPAGRRAALTALGPFFLGNEVWLVAAVGILFGAFPVLEGELLSGCYPAVAGALAGVVLVTAGVQLRSRPTDERIRARWDRVVVVGSVLAALGWGVLLAALLQGVPRAADGHVVGVSHLATPFAAAAGLAMVALVAVHGATFLTLRLPTADAAVVGRSARRLVPVALTAVALATVVGLLSARVRDAVQRPAVAVLLPLLLAAALLLARAALDRRRPGWALVATGAALALPVALVGAALWPYVLVSTTDPGASLTVADAAASAPTLRLLGWVALPLLPALLGFQAMCWWVFRGRTDGRAPVYW
- the cydD gene encoding thiol reductant ABC exporter subunit CydD, whose amino-acid sequence is MNRRPFDPRLLRRVPAARRDLAVLVVLGVLAAGLIVAQATALAAVLATAVDGRLDRPALAGFAVAVAARSALVWAQGTVSARVAATVKAALRADLLGAVGRHGPGWVAGQRAGQLATLAGRGLDALDAYFTGYLPQLVLSVTVPVAVLARVVFADWGSAVIIALTLPLIPVFGALLGWQAQAATERQWRRLALLGGHFLDMVAGLPTLRAFGRARAQTEVVRRMADGHRVATMKTLRIAFLSALVLELVATLSVALVAVPVGIRLLGGGLALQTALLVLLLTPEAYLPLRAAGSRFHASMEGLTALDEALTISAAPAAPRAAEGAAIPDGRGEIRFESVTVAYERTTALRDVTLTVRPGQRIAIIGPSGAGKSTLLGLLLGFVTPTSGRITVDGVDLAAADPDAWRRQLAWVPQRAHLFAASLADNIRLGAPDTPPDALASAVHDAALDDVVAGLPDGLETVLGERGHGLSSGQRQRVALARAFLRDAPVVLLDEPTARLDTAAEAVVLDATRRLVAGRTALLVAHRPALLADADRILRIEDGRVTELTPEPTGKVAR
- the cydC gene encoding thiol reductant ABC exporter subunit CydC, translating into MNAASEPLAGGRGPLDEPPEPLVDAVPTGRATAERTVLRLARPYLGRLVGAGLLAAATEFAGLALMATATWLLMSAAGRPPLDRLTVAIVAVRALAISRGVFRYTERLAGHDAVLRMITDVRARVFASLAARRTAAHRSGDVLSRLVSDVEAVQDLLLRVLVPGSAAALVGVLAVAGAALISPPAAGVLTAGLLVAGVALPALATAVTRRNAAEVAPLRGALATDAIDLTHGAADLAAFGATDAALHAAEQRAGRMARLERRLAATGFAVDAAGVLVAGLTAAAVVLAALAADVPGVLVGVLAVGTLAAVEVTLALVSAARQWTQLRPGLTRVAALLDVDLPTAPRAAADPGANGTGGPDRSGAHELRFAEVTVRYRAGAAPALDRVSLDLPAGRRIAVVGPSGAGKSTLAAVLTGAVRPTSGRVTLDGRDLSAYAEEELPRAVGGLLAEAYVFHATVRENLLLGRAGASDEELIAATSAAGLLEWVHAQPAGWDTLVGEEGGQLSGGQRQRLALARALLAAPPVLVLDEPTEGLDPTAADAVLASALGATPVGHSVLLISHRLSGLAELDEIVVLDGGRVIQRGRHAELVTAPGWYRDQWLLQAAAERGYLALTP